From Actinoplanes oblitus, a single genomic window includes:
- a CDS encoding dynamin family protein yields MRDLTATLDTAVRDALAYLRTTDMDAAADLAELRRLHLTRPGIVVVGETKRGKSSLVNALLGVPGLSPVDVAVSTAAYLDVVPGDTFTARAWLPEGGEPVPVDDLADWAAGRRRARRIEITHPAPLLRYLSLLDTPGAGGLDPAHATIALDAVRRGTALLFAADASAPLSRPELDFLAQAAERVDAVVFALTKIDAYPQWRGIAEDNQALLHAHAPRFAAAPWFPVSARLAELALAATDPDRQAALADASRIPGLQHALIELAGRGHQLQLANVLRAARGELGRLQGLAEATVQAAAADPARHAGLRADRAALAARKRTESRQWTLLLGAEIQRARVETVGLLRSRIADLQQEIGARIETSRGDQLSKLPDDLDIHLQAVAATVSEHLQTTFAQVAETVLASAFDTGERDAVLGKVNATLRHTLAATPPRDGSGDNLLIALSAGGIAFMAGRGAALGMSVLGAAGGLLVPVAGLGLGLAAGGYVLYRRRVHSDRQHARTWLRDVLGEARAALADEITVRFTDLQYALSVALDDAVERRLKDLDAQIAEIDAAAAEDAAGRARRRAAAQQQLDTVRVRVRQADEALLRARALTPAPIDDERQK; encoded by the coding sequence ATGCGTGACCTGACCGCCACCCTGGACACCGCCGTCCGCGACGCCCTGGCCTATCTGCGCACCACCGACATGGACGCCGCCGCCGACCTCGCCGAGCTGCGCCGCCTGCACCTGACCCGGCCCGGCATCGTCGTCGTCGGCGAAACCAAACGCGGCAAGAGCTCGCTGGTCAACGCGCTGCTCGGGGTGCCCGGCCTGTCCCCGGTCGACGTCGCCGTCAGCACCGCCGCCTACCTCGACGTCGTGCCCGGCGACACGTTCACCGCCCGCGCCTGGCTGCCCGAGGGCGGCGAACCCGTCCCGGTCGACGACCTGGCCGACTGGGCCGCCGGCCGCCGCCGCGCCCGCCGCATCGAGATCACCCACCCGGCGCCGCTGCTGCGCTACCTGAGCCTGCTCGACACCCCCGGCGCCGGGGGCCTCGACCCGGCCCACGCCACCATCGCCCTGGACGCGGTCCGCCGCGGCACCGCCCTGCTGTTCGCCGCCGACGCCTCCGCCCCGCTGTCGCGACCCGAACTCGACTTCCTCGCCCAGGCCGCCGAACGCGTCGACGCCGTCGTGTTCGCCCTCACCAAGATCGACGCGTACCCGCAGTGGCGGGGCATCGCCGAGGACAACCAGGCCCTGCTGCACGCCCACGCCCCCCGGTTCGCCGCGGCACCCTGGTTCCCGGTCTCGGCCCGCCTGGCCGAACTCGCCCTGGCCGCCACCGACCCCGACCGGCAGGCCGCCCTCGCCGACGCCTCCAGGATCCCCGGCCTGCAGCACGCCCTGATCGAACTCGCCGGCCGCGGCCACCAGCTGCAACTGGCCAACGTGCTGCGCGCCGCCCGCGGCGAACTGGGCCGCCTGCAGGGCCTGGCCGAGGCCACCGTGCAGGCCGCGGCCGCCGACCCGGCCCGCCACGCCGGCCTGCGCGCCGACCGGGCCGCCCTGGCCGCCCGCAAACGCACCGAATCGCGGCAGTGGACCCTGCTGCTCGGCGCCGAGATCCAGCGCGCCCGGGTCGAGACCGTCGGGCTGCTGCGCAGCCGCATCGCCGACCTGCAGCAGGAGATCGGCGCCCGCATCGAGACCTCCCGCGGCGACCAGCTCAGCAAACTCCCCGACGACCTCGACATCCACCTGCAGGCCGTGGCCGCCACCGTCTCCGAACACCTGCAGACCACCTTCGCCCAGGTCGCCGAGACGGTGCTGGCCAGCGCGTTCGACACCGGCGAGCGCGACGCCGTGCTCGGCAAGGTCAACGCGACGCTGCGGCACACCCTGGCCGCCACCCCGCCGCGCGACGGCTCCGGCGACAACCTGCTGATCGCCCTGTCCGCCGGCGGCATCGCGTTCATGGCCGGCCGCGGCGCCGCCCTGGGCATGTCGGTGCTCGGCGCCGCCGGCGGCCTGCTCGTCCCGGTCGCCGGCCTCGGCCTCGGCCTGGCCGCCGGCGGCTACGTGCTGTACCGCCGGCGCGTGCACAGCGACCGCCAGCACGCCCGGACCTGGCTGCGTGACGTGCTCGGCGAGGCCCGCGCCGCCCTCGCCGACGAGATCACCGTCCGGTTCACCGACCTGCAGTACGCCCTGTCGGTGGCCCTCGACGACGCCGTCGAACGCCGCCTCAAGGACCTCGACGCGCAGATCGCCGAGATCGACGCGGCCGCCGCCGAGGACGCGGCCGGCCGCGCCAGACGCCGCGCCGCGGCACAGCAGCAACTCGACACGGTACGGGTACGGGTACGGCAGGCCGACGAGGCGCTGCTGCGGGCCCGGGCGTTGACGCCGGCACCCATCGACGACGAAAGGCAGAAATGA
- a CDS encoding P-loop NTPase family protein: MNALIGRRVAPTAAGECTRVVTRFRYGPADRIDVVTRDGARRSLPLDDDGMIPARLGVPATRVAYLDVTLTNDRLRTLTVVDTPGLSSTDTASSDRAARVVGDAPFDDDIDADSEREVAAAEAVVYVFTQAVRADDVRALDAFHDASARLAASPINALAVLAKVDTLAGGADDPWPIAAPLAQQQAGLLARTVGDVVPLAGLLAETAGAGRLTDADRDALTRLAALPGPDLQLLLTSVDLFRTGPAPLDAERRERLLARLDLYGIGYACAQLAAEPRLGTGELVRRLLAVSGFPRLAHTLRQSFGWRSDAIKAGWALTRLERLAGHTGDPRLRTRVRDALEDVLRDPAYHRLRLLDAAQRAATGAVRLPADRETELIRLATSDDPAYILGRPGAGAKDLIAAAGRWRAYAVDGAGPAQARIAHIAHRGFQLLAQEVRHA; the protein is encoded by the coding sequence GTGAACGCCCTGATCGGCCGGCGGGTCGCCCCGACCGCCGCCGGCGAATGCACTAGAGTCGTCACCCGCTTCCGGTACGGGCCGGCCGACCGCATCGACGTCGTCACCCGCGACGGCGCCCGCCGCAGCCTGCCACTCGACGACGACGGCATGATCCCCGCCCGGCTCGGCGTGCCCGCCACCCGGGTCGCCTACCTCGACGTCACCCTCACCAACGACCGGCTGCGCACCCTCACCGTCGTCGACACCCCGGGCCTGTCCTCCACCGACACCGCCAGCAGTGACCGCGCCGCCCGCGTCGTCGGCGACGCGCCCTTCGACGACGACATCGACGCCGACTCCGAACGTGAGGTCGCCGCCGCCGAAGCCGTCGTCTACGTGTTCACCCAGGCCGTGCGCGCCGACGACGTACGCGCCCTGGACGCCTTCCACGACGCCTCCGCCCGCCTCGCCGCCTCCCCGATCAACGCCCTCGCCGTCCTGGCCAAGGTCGACACCCTGGCCGGTGGCGCCGACGACCCGTGGCCGATCGCCGCACCCCTGGCCCAGCAGCAGGCCGGCCTGCTGGCCCGCACCGTCGGCGACGTCGTCCCGCTGGCCGGGCTGCTCGCCGAGACCGCCGGCGCCGGCCGGCTCACCGACGCCGACCGCGACGCCCTCACCCGCCTGGCCGCCCTGCCCGGCCCCGACCTGCAGCTGCTGCTGACCTCCGTCGACCTGTTCCGCACCGGGCCCGCCCCGCTGGACGCCGAGCGCCGCGAACGCCTGCTCGCCCGCCTCGACCTGTACGGCATCGGCTACGCCTGCGCCCAGCTGGCCGCCGAACCCCGCCTGGGCACCGGCGAACTGGTCCGCCGGCTGCTCGCCGTCTCCGGCTTCCCCCGGCTCGCGCACACCCTGCGGCAGTCGTTCGGCTGGCGCTCCGACGCGATCAAAGCCGGCTGGGCGCTGACCCGGCTGGAACGCCTGGCCGGGCACACCGGCGACCCGCGGCTGCGCACCCGGGTCCGCGACGCCCTCGAAGACGTGCTGCGCGACCCCGCCTACCACCGGCTGCGGCTGCTCGACGCCGCCCAGCGCGCCGCCACCGGCGCCGTGCGGCTGCCCGCCGACCGGGAGACCGAACTGATCCGGCTGGCCACCTCCGACGACCCGGCCTACATCCTGGGCCGGCCCGGCGCCGGCGCGAAGGACCTGATCGCCGCCGCCGGCCGGTGGCGCGCCTACGCCGTCGACGGCGCCGGGCCCGCCCAGGCCCGGATCGCGCACATCGCCCACCGCGGCTTCCAGCTGCTCGCGCAGGAGGTACGCCATGCGTGA
- a CDS encoding LuxR C-terminal-related transcriptional regulator, whose translation MADEPYLAASSTLRHGPALVVLTGPPGCGRSTLLQRIATAAGGPVHSGGGLAMLAGVPALALSRAVRARLPGDDVHLLAEAVRSRVRGGLLVLDDLQHCDPATLAALPHLARTCRVLVALRTPHRLSDQAYQALREAATAWLGVPPLTGDDALALARRTAARLDEATLAQVLARAGGNPLAIIALARQAGAGRAPAGQDIDQIGYAIATALADLPRPARTALAALGLLGRPADAALLGPGAADLHAAGLVRAEPGGALSPVSAYVAETAAGLLDAAARTDMHQRLAQLTPPAEAARHLAAAGDPAGAYRQALAAADHATAGERADLLLFACGLDTPVDLRVRLAAADAALVAGRPADAATVLAAAGARPTGAAAPLALEVAVLRGEALLQAGDPEAARDAVTGVPDTAATAVLAARDRVLLLAALHTAPMSALDLADKIATRHPAPPPGVAAALAAVRAEHRVPGWDTALAQAADPAGDPLISRWSAWLLVEHLAADGRLTESAVVARRAADAAGTALAYGWQTRFLAAADWALALHGRRDDTDPEAVLRQAGNLTDLALPEQARAYATAATALIEADTGLLAAARARLATAPAHPAADWVTREAAWLDGQPERGTGTATGDGLLAGLHAITARWAAHDLGLTAHAPIPTGLPGPARRTLTAWAVGTGFPAAADSWHPVALREQIRCLLAAGLTDTDRDRAVAALLRAEELADTAGLTVLAGRARRGLRAHRVHRDVRGRRSEGGLTQREQDVLRLVAAGEPTRRIAGQLGISTETVDTHIRASMRKLGARTRTEAAALAFARPDTGRGTSDNSEDGR comes from the coding sequence GTGGCGGACGAGCCTTACCTGGCCGCATCCTCCACTCTGCGTCACGGCCCGGCCCTCGTCGTCCTGACCGGCCCGCCCGGCTGCGGCCGCAGCACCCTGCTGCAGCGCATCGCCACCGCCGCCGGCGGCCCCGTGCACAGCGGCGGCGGCCTGGCCATGCTCGCCGGCGTGCCCGCCCTGGCCCTGTCACGCGCGGTCCGCGCCCGGCTGCCCGGCGACGACGTGCACCTGCTGGCCGAGGCGGTCCGGTCCCGGGTCCGGGGCGGGCTGCTCGTCCTGGACGACCTGCAGCACTGCGACCCGGCCACCCTCGCCGCCCTGCCGCACCTGGCCCGCACCTGCCGGGTCCTGGTCGCGCTGCGCACCCCGCACCGGCTGAGCGACCAGGCCTACCAGGCGCTGCGCGAGGCGGCCACCGCCTGGCTGGGCGTGCCGCCGCTGACCGGCGACGACGCCCTGGCCCTGGCCCGGCGCACCGCCGCGCGCCTCGACGAGGCCACCCTCGCCCAGGTGCTCGCCCGGGCCGGCGGCAACCCGCTGGCGATCATCGCGCTGGCCCGGCAGGCCGGCGCCGGGCGCGCCCCCGCCGGGCAGGACATCGACCAGATCGGGTACGCCATCGCCACCGCCCTGGCCGACCTGCCCCGCCCGGCGCGCACCGCGCTGGCCGCCCTCGGCCTGCTCGGCCGGCCCGCCGACGCCGCCCTGCTCGGTCCCGGCGCCGCCGACCTGCACGCCGCCGGGCTGGTGCGGGCCGAGCCGGGCGGCGCGCTGTCCCCGGTCTCCGCCTACGTCGCCGAGACCGCCGCCGGCCTGCTCGACGCCGCCGCCCGTACCGACATGCACCAGCGGCTCGCCCAGCTGACCCCGCCGGCCGAGGCCGCCCGGCACCTGGCCGCCGCCGGGGACCCGGCCGGGGCGTACCGGCAGGCCCTGGCCGCCGCCGACCACGCCACCGCCGGGGAACGCGCCGACCTGCTGCTGTTCGCCTGCGGCCTGGACACCCCGGTCGACCTGCGGGTACGCCTGGCCGCCGCGGACGCCGCCCTGGTCGCCGGCCGGCCCGCCGACGCCGCCACCGTCCTGGCCGCGGCCGGCGCCCGCCCCACCGGCGCCGCCGCACCGCTGGCCCTGGAAGTCGCCGTGCTGCGCGGCGAGGCCCTGCTGCAGGCCGGCGACCCGGAGGCCGCCCGCGACGCGGTCACCGGCGTCCCGGACACCGCCGCCACCGCGGTCCTGGCCGCCCGCGACCGGGTCCTGCTGCTCGCCGCCCTGCACACCGCCCCGATGTCCGCCCTCGACCTGGCCGACAAGATCGCCACCCGGCACCCGGCACCGCCGCCCGGTGTCGCCGCCGCCCTGGCCGCCGTCCGCGCCGAGCACCGCGTCCCCGGCTGGGACACCGCCCTGGCGCAGGCCGCCGACCCGGCCGGCGACCCGCTGATCAGCCGGTGGAGCGCCTGGCTGCTGGTCGAGCACCTGGCCGCCGACGGCCGGCTCACCGAATCGGCCGTCGTCGCCCGGCGCGCCGCCGACGCGGCCGGCACCGCCCTGGCCTACGGCTGGCAGACCCGGTTCCTGGCCGCCGCCGACTGGGCCCTCGCCCTGCACGGCCGGCGCGACGACACCGACCCCGAGGCGGTGCTCCGGCAGGCCGGCAACCTCACCGACCTGGCCCTGCCCGAGCAGGCCCGCGCCTACGCCACCGCCGCCACCGCCCTGATCGAGGCCGACACCGGCCTGCTCGCCGCCGCCCGCGCCCGGCTGGCCACCGCACCGGCACACCCGGCCGCCGACTGGGTCACCCGCGAAGCCGCCTGGCTCGACGGGCAACCCGAGCGCGGCACCGGCACCGCGACCGGCGACGGGCTGCTCGCCGGCCTACACGCGATCACCGCCCGCTGGGCCGCCCACGACCTCGGCCTCACCGCGCACGCCCCGATCCCCACCGGACTGCCCGGCCCCGCCCGGCGCACCCTGACCGCCTGGGCCGTCGGCACCGGCTTCCCCGCCGCCGCCGACAGCTGGCACCCGGTCGCCCTGCGCGAACAGATCCGCTGCCTGCTCGCGGCCGGGCTCACCGACACCGACCGGGACCGGGCCGTGGCCGCCCTGCTGCGCGCCGAGGAGCTCGCCGACACCGCCGGGCTCACCGTGCTGGCCGGCCGGGCCCGGCGCGGCCTGCGCGCCCACCGGGTGCACCGCGACGTGCGCGGGCGCCGCTCCGAGGGCGGGCTCACCCAGCGCGAACAGGACGTGCTGCGCCTGGTCGCGGCCGGGGAACCCACCCGCCGCATCGCCGGGCAGCTCGGCATCTCCACCGAGACCGTCGACACCCACATCCGCGCC